One part of the Pecten maximus chromosome 9, xPecMax1.1, whole genome shotgun sequence genome encodes these proteins:
- the LOC117334091 gene encoding aldehyde dehydrogenase, mitochondrial-like — translation MEDLPEPIREPEIKYTQIFINNEWVDSVSGKTFPTINPSTKQKIIDVQEGDKADIDKAVAAAKEAFKLGSPWRRMDASKRGKLLMKFADFLERDALYIASLETLDNGKPFKMAYGEVFFSADCIRYYAGWADKIHGKTIPINGDFFSFTRHEPIGVCGQIIPWNYPVPMFVWKIAPALATGNVVVVKPAEQTPLTALYCAQLLMEAGFPKGVINVVPGYGPTAGAAISSHMDVGKVAFTGSTEVGQLIMQAAGCSNLKRPTLELGGKSPNIIFSDADLTTAVDFAHEAVMTNMGQCCIAGSRTFVQEDIYDEFVKLSVAKAESRKVGNPYDEGTQSGPQVDDEQFKKILEMIESGKKEGATCEYGGEKASDEGYFIKPTVFSGVQDNMRIAKEEIFGPVQQILKFKDMDEVLERANSTHYGLGAAIFTTNIDKAMTFVQGVKAGTVWVNCYNVVNPQAPFGGFKMSGLGRELGEYGLQNYLEVKNVVMKVPEKNS, via the exons ATCTTCATTAACAATGAGTGGGTAGATTCAGTAAGTGGTAAGACCTTCCCGACCATAAACCCCAGTACCAAACAGAAGATCATAGACGTACAGGAAGGGGATAAG GCGGATATTGATAAAGCTGTCGCAGCAGCAAAAGAGGCCTTTAAACTTGGATCACCATGGCGACGAATGGATGCAAGCAAGCGTGGGAAGCTGCTGATGAAGTTTGCTGATTTTTTAGAGAGAGATGCCTTGTACATTGCT aGTTTAGAAACTCTAGACAATGGCAAACCATTCAAGATGGCATATGGTGAGGTGTTCTTCTCGGCTGACTGTATCCGATATTATGCTGGCTGGGCTGACAAGATACACGGCAAAACCATCCCAATTA ATGGAGATTTCTTCAGCTTCACCAGACATGAACCTATTGGTGTCTGTGGCCAGATTATTCCT TGGAACTACCCTGTTCCTATGTTTGTCTGGAAGATAGCCCCAGCCTTAGCCACTGGGAATGTAGTGGTGGTGAAACCGGCGGAACAAACCCCACTAACAGCTCTGTATTGTGCTCAACTTCTGATGGAG GCTGGTTTTCCGAAAGGTGTTATCAACGTGGTGCCTGGCTATGGCCCAACAGCAGGCGCAGCAATCTCGTCCCATATGGATGTAGGAAAAGTGGCCTTCACAGGATCGACGGAG GTCGGCCAGTTAATCATGCAGGCTGCTGGGTGTTCAAATCTCAAACGACCAACACTTGAACTTGGCGGCAAAAGTCCTAATATCATCTTCTCTGATGCAGATT TGACTACTGCTGTGGATTTTGCCCACGAGGCAGTAATGACTAACATGGGACAGTGTTGTATAGCAGGAAGTCGAACATTTGTACAAGAGGATATCTATGACGAATTTGTCAAGTTGAGCGTGGCCAAAGCTGAAAGCCGAAAGGTCGGCAATCCATATGATGAAGGCACACAAAGTGGACCTCAG GTGGATGATGAACAATTCAAGAAAATTTTGGAAATGATTGAATCTGGAAAGAAGGAGGGAGCAACGTGTGAATATGGTGGTGAAAAGGCCAGTGATGAGGGATACTTCATCAAGCCGACAGTGTTCTCAGGGGTACAGGACAACATGAGAATCGCCAAGGAGGAG ATATTTGGGCCTGTCCAGCAGATTTTGAAATTCAAGGATATGGATGAAGTCCTGGAGCGGGCCAATAGTACTCATTATGGTCTTGGTGCTGCCATCTTCACCACAAACATTGATAAGGCTATGACCTTTGTACAAGGGGTCAAGGCTGGTACTGTCTG GGTAAATTGTTACAACGTTGTCAATCCCCAGGCTCCTTTCGGAGGATTTAAGATGTCTGGTCTTGGCAGGGAGCT tggTGAATATGGTCTACAGAACTATTTGGAAGTAAAAAAT GTTGTCATGAAGGTCCCGGAGAAGAATTCTTAG